A DNA window from Caulobacter mirabilis contains the following coding sequences:
- a CDS encoding potassium channel family protein: MTATPDVDDPKSPLRRLRAVMRSLYHGSSPTAVRFRYAVILIDLAIIAFFIAAPLIRHQGGVFYAIDYLIAVILAADLAARALAWPSLKSWIKRPIVWVDLFVLATLLFPAWLANFGFLRVLRLWTLVDSEFFWRTVGRRFDDTRAEEIIKAVTRLATFVFVITGFVYTSFMGRYEGIGGWVDALYFTVTTLTTTGYGDIALPGVWGRLLSIFVMLFGVSLFIRLMQVLVRPHKVKFPCPACGLSAHDPDAVHCKACGHLLNIPNDEA, encoded by the coding sequence ATGACCGCCACGCCGGACGTCGACGACCCCAAGAGCCCGTTGCGGCGGCTGCGCGCCGTGATGCGCAGCCTCTACCACGGCTCCTCGCCGACGGCGGTCCGGTTCCGCTACGCCGTGATCCTGATCGATCTGGCGATCATCGCCTTCTTCATCGCCGCACCGCTGATCCGGCATCAGGGCGGGGTCTTCTACGCCATCGACTATCTGATCGCCGTGATCCTGGCCGCCGATCTGGCCGCGCGGGCCCTGGCCTGGCCGAGCCTGAAGAGCTGGATCAAGCGGCCGATCGTCTGGGTCGACCTGTTCGTCCTGGCCACGCTGCTGTTCCCGGCCTGGCTGGCGAACTTCGGCTTCCTGCGGGTGCTGCGACTGTGGACCCTGGTCGACAGCGAGTTCTTCTGGCGCACCGTCGGCCGCCGGTTCGACGACACCCGCGCCGAGGAGATCATCAAGGCCGTGACCCGGCTGGCGACCTTCGTCTTCGTGATCACCGGTTTCGTCTACACCAGCTTCATGGGCCGCTACGAGGGCATCGGCGGCTGGGTCGACGCCCTCTACTTCACCGTGACCACCCTGACCACGACCGGCTATGGCGACATCGCCCTGCCCGGCGTCTGGGGACGGCTGCTGTCGATCTTCGTGATGCTGTTCGGGGTATCGCTGTTCATTCGCCTGATGCAGGTGCTGGTGCGGCCGCACAAGGTGAAGTTCCCATGCCCCGCCTGCGGGCTTTCGGCGCACGATCCCGACGCCGTCCACTGCAAGGCGTGCGGCCACCTGCTCAACATTCCCAACGACGAGGCATGA
- the dapF gene encoding diaminopimelate epimerase, with amino-acid sequence MGRPFLKMNGLGNQFVVVQAQDEPFDPSPDEVRAINDHTPYDQLISIEPSRSPGAAAFVRFWNNTGEEVGACGNGTRAVAWLLMEAGRNDAVTFATEGGLLSGERAGDHVVRVDMGEPRLRWDQVPLAEEMDTRGIELQIGPIDAPILHTPGAVSMGNPHVVFFMDREPDDALVRGAGSLIEHHPLFPEGVNVGFAWPKAQDRIRLRVWERGAGLTKACGTGACAALVACARRGLTGRRATMELDGGELTIEWRESDGHVIMTGPIELEFTGRL; translated from the coding sequence ATGGGTAGACCGTTCCTCAAGATGAACGGCCTGGGCAACCAGTTCGTGGTGGTGCAGGCGCAGGACGAACCGTTCGATCCGTCGCCGGACGAGGTCCGGGCGATCAACGACCACACGCCCTACGACCAGCTGATCTCGATCGAGCCCTCGCGCTCGCCGGGCGCCGCCGCCTTCGTTCGGTTCTGGAACAACACCGGCGAGGAGGTCGGGGCCTGCGGCAACGGCACGCGCGCCGTGGCCTGGCTGCTGATGGAGGCCGGTCGGAACGACGCCGTCACCTTCGCCACCGAGGGCGGTCTCCTGAGCGGCGAACGGGCCGGCGACCACGTCGTCCGCGTCGACATGGGCGAGCCGCGGCTGCGCTGGGACCAGGTTCCGCTCGCCGAGGAGATGGACACCCGCGGCATCGAACTGCAGATCGGCCCGATCGACGCGCCGATCCTGCACACCCCGGGCGCGGTCAGCATGGGCAACCCCCATGTGGTCTTCTTCATGGACCGCGAGCCGGACGACGCCCTGGTGCGCGGCGCCGGCAGCCTGATCGAGCATCACCCGTTGTTCCCCGAAGGCGTCAACGTCGGCTTCGCCTGGCCCAAGGCCCAGGATCGCATCCGCCTGCGGGTGTGGGAGCGCGGCGCCGGCCTGACGAAGGCCTGCGGCACCGGCGCCTGCGCCGCCCTGGTCGCCTGCGCCCGTCGCGGCCTGACCGGCCGCCGGGCGACGATGGAGCTGGACGGCGGCGAGCTGACCATCGAATGGCGCGAGAGCGACGGCCACGTGATCATGACCGGCCCGATC
- a CDS encoding prolyl oligopeptidase family serine peptidase has translation MKLPALAATLLLASAAPAVAAETPFEWLEAVDGARAMEWVQAENAKTLPVLTGDARYAGLHAEALTILSAKDRIPTSKFIGTGVYNFWQDAANVRGLWRRTTLGSFRSATPTWETVLDVDALAKAENANWIWKGSNCRPVTHDRCLVDLSNGGKDAVEVREFDLKTKAFVEGGFRLSESKQTVAWLDADTLILTRDWGPGTTTESGYGFVVKTLKRGQPLSEAKEVYRGSPKDVSVTPMVYRDAKGQRVVVLRRAVDFFHTEFLLLTDKGVEKTQIPQRSTIQGFVNGDLIVTLEESWTRPRFDKDKDPKVFASGTLISITPDKALGKPLTGPNGEIVISNNCDPCVVFEPNARQSIDQVEVTDNRVAAVVYDNVRGRLMTFQDRGEWGWRASTLPTADNASINLVSASDGGDQLFFTVESFVSPTQLSLGELVAGKLEVVKTMPARFKADDLTVEQFEATSKDGTKIPYFVIRKTNLKYDGSNPAQVFAYGGFQLSKLPLYDPINGKLWLERGGVQIVPNIRGGGEFGPAWHEAALKQNRQRAYDDLFAVAEDVVARKISSPRHMGFYGRSNGGLLAGVALTQRPDLWNAVVVESPLLDMLRYHLLPAGASWIGEYGDPTKPEEAAWIAKYSPFQNVKPGVKYPLAYITTSTKDDRVHPGHARKFAARLEEVGAPYLYYENTDGGHANAADPAANAKRWAMHYVYLSRQLMD, from the coding sequence ATGAAACTGCCCGCGCTCGCCGCGACGCTGCTGCTTGCCAGCGCCGCGCCGGCCGTCGCCGCCGAAACGCCGTTCGAATGGCTGGAGGCCGTCGACGGCGCCCGGGCCATGGAATGGGTCCAGGCCGAGAACGCCAAGACCCTGCCGGTGCTGACCGGCGACGCCCGCTACGCCGGGCTGCATGCCGAGGCCCTGACCATCCTGTCGGCCAAGGACCGGATCCCGACCTCCAAGTTCATCGGAACCGGCGTCTACAACTTCTGGCAGGACGCCGCGAACGTGCGCGGCCTGTGGCGCCGGACGACGCTGGGCAGCTTCCGATCGGCGACGCCGACCTGGGAGACGGTGCTGGACGTCGACGCCCTGGCCAAGGCCGAGAACGCCAACTGGATCTGGAAGGGCTCCAACTGCCGGCCGGTGACCCACGACCGCTGCCTGGTCGACCTGTCCAACGGCGGCAAGGACGCCGTCGAGGTCCGCGAGTTCGACCTGAAGACCAAGGCCTTCGTCGAAGGCGGCTTCCGCCTGTCGGAATCGAAGCAGACCGTGGCCTGGCTGGACGCCGACACCCTGATCCTGACCCGCGACTGGGGCCCGGGCACGACCACCGAGTCCGGCTATGGCTTCGTGGTGAAGACGCTCAAGCGTGGCCAGCCGCTGTCGGAGGCCAAGGAAGTCTATCGCGGTTCGCCCAAGGACGTCAGCGTCACGCCGATGGTCTATCGCGACGCCAAGGGCCAGCGCGTCGTCGTGCTCCGGCGCGCCGTCGACTTCTTCCACACCGAATTCCTGCTGCTGACCGACAAGGGCGTCGAGAAGACCCAGATCCCGCAGCGCTCGACGATCCAGGGCTTCGTCAACGGCGACCTGATCGTCACGCTGGAGGAGTCCTGGACCCGTCCGCGGTTCGACAAGGACAAGGATCCGAAGGTCTTCGCCAGCGGAACCTTGATCTCGATCACGCCCGACAAGGCGCTCGGCAAGCCGCTGACCGGCCCGAACGGCGAGATCGTCATCAGCAACAACTGCGATCCCTGCGTCGTCTTCGAGCCGAACGCACGACAGTCGATCGACCAGGTCGAAGTGACCGACAACCGTGTCGCCGCCGTCGTCTACGACAACGTGCGCGGCCGGCTGATGACGTTCCAGGATCGCGGCGAGTGGGGCTGGCGCGCCTCGACCTTGCCGACCGCCGACAACGCCTCGATCAACCTGGTTTCGGCCAGCGACGGCGGCGATCAGCTGTTCTTCACGGTCGAGAGCTTCGTCTCGCCGACGCAGCTGAGCCTGGGCGAGCTGGTCGCCGGCAAGTTGGAGGTCGTGAAGACCATGCCGGCTCGCTTCAAGGCCGACGACCTGACCGTCGAACAGTTCGAGGCGACGTCGAAGGACGGAACCAAGATCCCCTACTTCGTGATCCGCAAGACGAACCTGAAGTACGACGGCTCGAATCCGGCCCAGGTGTTCGCCTACGGCGGCTTCCAGCTGAGCAAGCTGCCGCTGTACGACCCGATCAACGGCAAGCTCTGGCTGGAGCGCGGCGGGGTCCAGATCGTCCCCAACATCCGCGGCGGCGGCGAGTTCGGTCCGGCCTGGCACGAGGCGGCGCTGAAGCAGAACCGCCAGCGCGCCTACGACGACCTGTTCGCCGTGGCCGAGGACGTCGTGGCCCGCAAGATCAGCTCGCCGCGCCACATGGGCTTCTACGGCCGTTCGAACGGCGGCCTGCTCGCCGGCGTGGCCCTGACCCAGCGCCCCGATCTCTGGAACGCGGTGGTGGTCGAAAGCCCGCTGCTGGACATGCTGCGCTACCACCTGCTGCCGGCCGGCGCGTCCTGGATCGGCGAGTACGGCGACCCGACCAAGCCGGAGGAGGCCGCCTGGATCGCGAAGTACTCGCCGTTCCAGAACGTGAAGCCGGGGGTGAAGTACCCGCTGGCCTACATCACCACCTCGACCAAGGACGACCGCGTCCACCCGGGCCACGCCCGCAAGTTCGCGGCCCGGCTGGAAGAGGTCGGCGCGCCGTATCTCTACTACGAGAACACCGACGGCGGTCACGCCAACGCCGCCGATCCCGCGGCCAACGCGAAGCGCTGGGCCATGCACTACGTCTACCTGTCCCGTCAGCTGATGGATTGA